In a genomic window of Oncorhynchus keta strain PuntledgeMale-10-30-2019 chromosome 28, Oket_V2, whole genome shotgun sequence:
- the LOC118361052 gene encoding protein FAM110B-like, with translation MPVETLRPSDGCLVGVPFTSAMPFRILNKGPDYFRRPAEPGARKLSAVERLEADKAKYVKSQQVVLTRQEPVKPPIIRKPLLSPGMMLQCRINAPPARKVPRRPADSENTGGVGWRRGPPLNLDILNNLINVCDGPLHCSPSPVPSSPSASSPSSGGNSMGNRLLADQERSNRVLNEFKHVNNCNTSSTSSSSTSPFNNSQASPAEPSRLPPPVPARGIRVGVPVLYSTPTSVTVRRVDVRPQAEVRKPLRTHLRPPIKPRQTAQPQVAQPQAPPPPPQQPQTQPLSLTPMQALPSSPPYLPPSPMVFGAGMMPPASPAFTRMSSASSRGSRPGSARKHPSLHRSKSDLSDRYSRATADLERFFNYCGLHPEEVEGMGGVERFARASSDIVSVSKLRSVSTPSSECEQAREQGEDEDEEGPARPGERVPYGISVIERNARVIKWLYGIRQARDSNAVSNV, from the coding sequence ATGCCTGTAGAGACCCTCCGGCCCTCGGACGGGTGCCTGGTGGGGGTCCCCTTCACCTCAGCCATGCCTTTCCGCATCCTCAACAAGGGACCCGACTACTTCCGGCGGCCCGCGGAGCCTGGAGCCCGTAAGCTGAGTGCGGTGGAGCGTCTGGAGGCGGACAAGGCCAAGTATGTGAAGAGCCAGCAGGTGGTGCTCACCAGGCAGGAGCCTGTCAAACCACCCATCATCCGCAAGCCTCTGCTGTCCCCGGGCATGATGCTGCAGTGTCGGATCAATGCCCCCCCGGCCCGCAAGGTCCCGCGGCGGCCGGCTGACTCGGAGAACACAGGAGGGGTAGGGTGGCGGAGGGGACCCCCTCTTAACCTGGATATCCTCAACAACCTCATCAACGTGTGTGATGGACCCCTGCACTGCTCCCCGTCTCCCGTCCCTTCCTCGCCTTCCgcctcctctccttcatcaggAGGGAACAGCATGGGGAATAGACTCTTAGCTGACCAGGAGAGGAGCAACCGAGTCCTGAACGAatttaaacatgttaataactgcaacacctcctccacatcctcctcttccacctctcccttTAACAACAGCCAGGCCTCCCCTGCCGAACCCAGCCGCCTGCCACCTCCTGTCCCAGCACGGGGCATCAGGGTGGGGGTGCCAGTGCTCTACAGCACTCCAACTTCAGTGACGGTGCGCAGGGTGGATGTTAGGCCCCAGGCTGAGGTGAGGAAGCCCCTGAGGACCCACCTCCGGCCTCCGATCAAGCCCAGACAGACTGCCCAGCCCCAGGTAGCCCAGCCACAGgccccaccacctcctccacagcAGCCCCAGACTCAACCTCTGTCCCTCACCCCCATGCAGGCTCTCCCCTCTTCCCCACCCTACCTGCCTCCCAGCCCCATGGTGTTCGGGGCCGGTATGATGCCCCCAGCCTCTCCTGCTTTCACCCGCATGTCCTCAGCCAGTTCCAGGGGGTCTCGGCCCGGCTCGGCTCGTAAACACCCCTCCCTACACCGCTCCAAGTCTGACCTGAGCGACCGGTACTCACGAGCCACAGCCGACCTGGAGCGCTTCTTCAACTACTGTGGGCTGCACCCAGAGGAGGTAGAGGGCATGGGGGGAGTGGAGCGCTTCGCCAGGGCCAGCTCAGACATTGTGTCTGTGTCCAAGTTGCGCAGCGTCAGCACCCCCAGCTCTGAGTGTGAGCAGGCCCGGGAACAGGGGGAGGACGAGGATGAGGAGGGTCCTGCCCGACCTGGGGAGCGTGTCCCCTACGGAATCTCAGTCATCGAGAGGAATGCTCGCGTCATCAAGTGGCTATACGGGATCCGCCAGGCGCGGGACTCCAACGCTGTGTCCAATGTTTAG